Proteins encoded in a region of the Thermodesulfobacteriota bacterium genome:
- a CDS encoding RNA polymerase sigma factor RpoD/SigA: MSNEKDKWLRSVSSTRDVSDKFSTNKQDSTIDDMSHSKDSRIGDSKFRSEENTRILQTYFREVGAEPLFNAVEELRISVKMKIYEKKAKELKTILHKSISDLEDRRDRRVNVPLRKDKQISWIDDKRDKISNSSKRIRRLSALMIACSKKANDFNHRFIKANLRLVVSMAIKFMGRGLPLADLIQEGNIGLIKAVKMYDPSKGFRFSTYASWWIFQCISRALLDQTRIVRVPVRVLERANKVKKSMIKLREEKGERPAIEDIAKEAGISISRLKKIAKLTQTSVVSIDTSASTLEDNSGSKKIYMTDDRPRTDIVLEKSILKSKISEALSKLETREQEVLRMRFGIGYEEGFTLEEIGAYFGLTRESIRQIERRSMKKIRQGEIGILLKGFI; this comes from the coding sequence ATGTCTAATGAAAAAGACAAATGGCTTCGATCAGTATCTTCAACAAGAGACGTTTCAGATAAATTCAGCACGAATAAACAGGACTCAACAATAGATGACATGAGTCACAGCAAAGACTCCAGGATTGGAGATAGCAAGTTTAGGAGTGAAGAAAATACAAGGATTCTCCAGACATATTTTAGGGAGGTTGGTGCTGAGCCTCTTTTCAATGCGGTTGAAGAACTTCGGATTTCAGTGAAGATGAAGATATACGAAAAAAAGGCGAAAGAGTTAAAAACAATTCTTCATAAATCAATATCCGATTTGGAAGATAGACGTGATCGTAGAGTTAACGTGCCTTTAAGAAAGGATAAACAGATCTCTTGGATTGATGATAAAAGGGATAAAATTTCAAACTCTTCAAAAAGGATACGAAGGCTTTCAGCATTGATGATAGCTTGTTCAAAGAAAGCAAATGATTTCAATCATAGATTCATTAAAGCCAATCTAAGGCTAGTCGTGAGCATGGCAATAAAGTTCATGGGTAGAGGACTTCCGCTCGCTGACCTCATACAGGAGGGTAACATCGGGTTAATTAAGGCAGTCAAAATGTATGATCCATCAAAGGGATTCAGATTCTCGACTTATGCGTCTTGGTGGATTTTCCAATGTATATCTAGAGCATTGCTTGATCAGACTAGAATTGTAAGAGTACCGGTTCGTGTGCTTGAGAGGGCTAATAAAGTTAAGAAATCCATGATCAAGCTCAGGGAAGAAAAAGGTGAACGGCCAGCAATTGAAGATATCGCAAAAGAAGCCGGAATTAGCATTAGTAGACTAAAAAAAATAGCTAAATTAACTCAAACGAGTGTTGTTTCGATTGATACTTCAGCTTCAACCCTCGAAGATAATAGTGGTTCGAAGAAGATTTATATGACTGACGATCGACCAAGGACAGATATAGTATTGGAAAAAAGTATTTTGAAATCAAAAATATCGGAAGCCCTTTCAAAACTTGAAACGAGGGAACAAGAGGTTCTAAGGATGAGATTTGGAATCGGTTATGAAGAAGGTTTCACGCTAGAAGAAATCGGGGCATATTTTGGTTTAACCAGGGAGAGCATTAGGCAAATTGAGAGACGTTCTATGAAAAAGATCAGGCAGGGTGAAATAGGGATACTACTTAAGGGTTTTATCTAA
- a CDS encoding aminopeptidase, whose protein sequence is MDRMRTAALIAARDCMAIKQDENVLVITDEPLRKIGYALWEASKQVAAEAIITEIIPRRSNGEEPPLPVAELMKIV, encoded by the coding sequence ATGGACAGAATGAGAACCGCAGCTTTAATTGCTGCCAGAGATTGTATGGCAATAAAACAAGATGAGAATGTACTCGTTATAACCGATGAACCCTTGAGAAAGATAGGCTATGCCCTTTGGGAAGCCTCCAAACAAGTAGCAGCAGAAGCCATAATCACTGAGATAATACCGAGGAGATCTAACGGTGAAGAGCCACCGCTGCCTGTAGCAGAACTGATGAAAATCGTA
- a CDS encoding NAD-dependent epimerase/dehydratase family protein — protein MKVLLTGGAGFIGSWVAEALIADGNEVFIIDDLSTGNIENIPKDANFVEADIKDREPLEKIFEDFKPEVVNHHAAQINVRNSVEDPNFDAQVNILGTINLLELSIKHEIKKFMFASTGGAIYGEPKVIPCIEDTLPAPISPYGVSKFAVEQYLNYYKAVHGLSHVVLRYSNVYGPKQNPHGEAGVVAIFCNRIKYGDPCEIFGDGKQTRDYIYVEDVARANILSLNAQDVILNIGTAIETSVNDIVSTLKRVTNRDVQVVYTPRRSGEVDRIALEIKRAEEFLGWTPHINLEDGLYQTWEWFSSEQAGYTTLNK, from the coding sequence ATGAAAGTGCTTTTAACAGGAGGTGCTGGTTTTATTGGTTCCTGGGTAGCAGAGGCTCTTATAGCCGACGGAAACGAAGTTTTTATCATAGATGACCTCTCCACTGGCAACATTGAAAACATCCCAAAAGATGCAAACTTTGTCGAGGCCGATATAAAAGATCGTGAGCCGCTCGAAAAAATATTTGAGGATTTTAAACCAGAAGTAGTTAATCATCATGCCGCTCAAATAAATGTCAGGAACTCTGTAGAAGATCCAAATTTCGATGCGCAAGTGAATATACTCGGCACGATAAATCTATTAGAGCTATCGATAAAACACGAAATAAAGAAATTCATGTTTGCATCGACTGGTGGAGCCATCTACGGAGAGCCTAAGGTCATCCCATGCATAGAAGACACGCTTCCAGCACCTATTTCTCCGTATGGAGTTTCGAAATTCGCAGTCGAACAATATCTAAATTACTATAAAGCAGTCCACGGCCTTTCTCACGTCGTTCTGAGATATTCTAACGTATATGGTCCTAAGCAAAATCCACATGGTGAAGCAGGGGTTGTGGCTATTTTCTGTAATCGAATTAAGTATGGTGATCCATGCGAAATTTTTGGAGACGGAAAGCAAACCAGGGATTATATTTATGTAGAGGATGTTGCCAGGGCAAATATTTTAAGCCTAAATGCTCAAGATGTTATACTCAACATCGGAACAGCAATTGAAACATCTGTTAATGATATCGTAAGCACATTGAAAAGAGTCACAAACAGAGATGTACAAGTTGTATATACCCCTCGCCGGAGCGGAGAAGTAGATAGAATTGCCCTCGAAATCAAGCGAGCAGAGGAATTCCTGGGATGGACTCCGCATATAAACTTAGAAGACGGCCTTTACCAAACATGGGAATGGTTCAGTAGTGAACAGGCCGGCTATACGACCTTGAATAAGTAA